A portion of the Myripristis murdjan chromosome 13, fMyrMur1.1, whole genome shotgun sequence genome contains these proteins:
- the stard13b gene encoding stAR-related lipid transfer protein 13 isoform X2 produces MFRELPESPGSECLGSMTPETQDIYLRMDHHRRRSGYRLGRIIARQQLLKKIAGEIEAKEACDWLRAAGFPQYAQLFEDSQFPIDITPVKRDHDFLDKDLVEPLCRRLNTLNKCASMKLDVNLPKKKSEDSDEEDLFAISDKWTFEWSSRRWSRLQDIDCLLGNNGEGQPSRDGVPLRTTTSSESVLTDLSEPEVSSLHSESSGGSGHRGLSTEDSDCSNRTCSDSAAMPDSTSLTLPHIPKDIGHYGSLPAKHGRLGRTRAKDFLKRMETLRSRGTLGRGRKSLVISAPVLQQEAQALKTLRCVEIINGDGGAPEPPSSRVLPSQSSSEGSSHSSGSAVSTPSLKERKHYRADHKRSGMYLEDMDIFSGTQVKKVAEQNRRNEFCSYEDLVVHIPKDHKPGTFPKALSIESLSPTNGASISWHTGSMHMDSPLISCTKENRPVTQCCTRGSRISVYDNVPGSHLYASTGDLIDLEKEDLFPHLDDILLHVNGLQQIVDHWSKNVLPVGDGLGQGNREREDTAGLQSSSQITLDFEGNSVTEGQTTPSDGDRDRVSLAETDSTRLRERRDSGVGASLTRPNRLRWPSFQISNRLSHSVASLQITNQSAGQLSLLQKFSLLRLTAIMEKYSMSNKHGWTWSVPKFMKRMKVPDYKDKNVFGVPLIVHVQRSGQPLPLSLQQALRYLRSQCLDQVGLFRKSGVKSRIQALRQMNESSPDNVNYEDQSAYDVADMVKQFFRDLPEPLLTSKLGETFLHIYQYVPKDQRLQAVQAAIMLMSDENREVLQTLLCFLSDVTSSVEENQMTPMNIAVCLAPSLFHLNILKKDNLSPRAMQKKYATGRPDQKDLNENLAATQGLAHMIMECNRLFEIPHEMVTQSRNSYVEADLHAPTIEELCKQLEEDDGTYQTHMEGRLQNFLKEAREKSKYWVSCSSSDNTELYYKKVGDGNPLRRWRVSVEVEAPPSVVLNRVLRERHLWDVDLLQWKVSETLDKHTEVFQYVLNRMPPHPSRDFVVLRSWKTDLPKGACSLVSVSIEHEDCPPIGGVRAIVLESNYLLEPCGSGKSRLTHICRIDLKGRAPDWYNKAFGHLCAAEAARIRNSFQPLITEGPETKI; encoded by the exons AAATTGAGGCGAAAGAAGCGTGTGACTGGCTGCGGGCGGCAGGATTCCCCCAGTATGCTCAGCTCTTTGAAG ATTCCCAGTTTCCCATCGACATCACTCCTGTGAAAAGGGATCATGACTTCCTGGACAAAGATCTTGTGGAACCTCTTTGCAG ACGCCTCAACACCCTGAACAAATGTGCATCTATGAAACTTGACGTGAACCTACCCAAGAAGAAA AGTGAAGACTCCGATGAAGAAGACCTGTTTGCTATCAGTGACAAATGGACCTTTGAGTGGAGCAGCCGGCGCTGGTCTCGGCTGCAGGACATCGACTGCCTACTGGGAAACAACGGGGAGGGTCAGCCCTCCAGGGACGGCGTGCCCCTGAGGACCACTACCAGCAGTGAGAGTGTTTTGACGGACCTGAGTGAGCCAGAAGTCTCCTCTTTGCACAGTGAGAGCAGTGGAGGCAGCGGGCACAGGGGCCTCAGCACAGAGGACTCCGACTGCTCCAATCGTACCTGCTCCGATTCTGCAGCAATGCCAGACTCAACCTCCCTCACCCTGCCTCACATCCCCAAAGACATTGGCCACTACGGCTCCCTGCCTGCTAAACATGGCAGGTTAGGCCGCACGCGTGCCAAAGACTTCCTGAAGCGCATGGAGACCCTGCGCTCCCGGGGAACGTTGGGAAGGGGTCGTAAGTCGTTGGTTATCAGTGCTccagtgctgcagcaggaagcccAGGCTCTGAAGACCCTGCGTTGTGTAGAGATTATAAATGGAGATGGCGGGGCCCCAGAACCACCGTCCAGCAGAGTCCTGCCCTCCCAGTCCAGCAGTGAGGGAAGCAGCCATTCCAGTGGTAGCGCTGTCAGCACACCCAGCCTGAAGGAACGTAAGCATTACCGGGCTGACCATAAGCGCAGTGGCATGTATTTGGAGGACATGGACATCTTCTCGGGTACCCAGGTGAAGAAAGTAGCAGAACAAAACCGCAGGAATGAGTTCTGCTCCTATGAGGACCTGGTTGTTCACATCCCCAAAGACCACAAGCCAGGAACCTTCCCCAAAGCACTATCCATAGAGAGCCTGTCGCCAACCAATGGGGCCTCAATCAGCTGGCACACAGGCAGCATGCACATGGACTCTCCTCTAATCTCATGCACCAAGGAAAACAGGCCTGTCACCCAGTGTTGCACCAGAGGCAGCCGCATCAGCGTGTACGATAATGTTCCTGGCTCTCATCTGTATGCCAGCACTGGAGACCTGATAGACCTGGAGAAAGAGGACCTGTTCCCTCATCTGGATGATATCTTGCTGCATGTCAACGGTTTACAGCAGATAGTGGACCACTGGTCTAAAAATGTGCTACCTGTAGGGGACGGACTGGGGcaggggaacagagagagagaagataccGCAGGTCTCCAGTCCTCTAGTCAAATCACGTTGGACTTTGAAGGGAATTCTGTGACGGAAGGCCAGACCACCCCAAGcgatggagacagagacagagtatCGCTTGCTGAGACGGACTCTACAAGGCTCAGGGAACGGAGGGACTCTGGAGTTGGGGCTTCACTTACAAGACCCAATCG ATTACGATGGCCCAGCTTCCAGATATCCAATCGCCTCAGCCACTCAGTAGCCTCCCTGCAGATCACCAACCAGTCGGCAGGCCAGCTCAGTTTGCTGCAAAAGTTTTCTCTGCTGCGTCTTACCGCCATCATGGAGAAGTACTCCATGTCCAACAAGCATGGCTGGACTTG GTCTGTGCCCAAGTTTATGAAGAGAATGAAAGTTCCAGACTATAAGGATAAGAATGTGTTTGGCGTACCTCTCATAGTGCACGTTCAGCGCTCTGGACAACCTCTGCCCCTCAGTCTGCAGCAGGCCCTGCGGTACCTGAGGAGCCAGTGTCTGGACCAG GTGGGTCTCTTTCGGAAATCGGGGGTCAAGTCTCGTATTCAAGCTCTTAGGCAGATGAACGAGAGTTCGCCAGACAATGTGAACTATGAGGATCAGTCTGCGTACGATGTGGCTGATATGGTGAAGCAGTTCTTCAGGGATCTACCAGAGCCCCTGCTCACCAGCAAGCTTGGCGAGACCTTCCTGCACATCTACCAGT ATGTGCCTAAGGACCAAAGGTTGCAAGCTGTTCAAGCAGCCATCATGCTCATGTCAGATGAGAACCGAGAGGTGCTGCAGACGCTCCTCTGTTTCCTGagtgatgtcacttcctctgTGGAGGAGAACCAGATGACTCCCATGAACATTGCCGTTTGTCTGGCACCCTCTCTCTTCCATCTTAACATACTCAAGAAAGACAATCTCTCACCAAG GGCCATGCAGAAGAAGTACGCCACTGGCAGACCAGACCAGAAGGATCTAAATGAAAATCTGGCAGCGACGCAGGGCCTCGCTCACATGATCATGGAGTGCAACCGTCTCTTTGAG ATCCCTCATGAGATGGTTACTCAGTCACGTAATTCATACGTGGAGGCTGACTTGCACGCTCCGACAATCGAGGAGCTGTgcaagcagctggaggaggatgATGGAACCTACCAAACCCATATGGAGGGGAGACTACAGAACTTCCTCAAAGAGGCGCGGGAAAAGTCAAAATACTGGGTATCGTGTAGCAGCTCAGATAACACAGAGCTCTACTACAAGAAG GTGGGAGATGGGAACCCGTTGCGACGGTGGAGAGTGTCCGTCGAGGTGGAAGCTCCACCATCAGTGGTACTGAACCGTGTGCTGCGAGAGCGTCACCTGTGGGATGTGGACCTGCTGCAGTGGAAAGTGAGCGAAACGTTAGACAAGCACACAGAGGTGTTTCAGTACGTCCTCAATCGCATGCCGCCTCATCCCAGCAGGGACTTTGTGGTACTCAG GTCATGGAAGACAGACTTGCCAAAAGGTGCATGTTCGCTGGTTTCGGTGTCCATAGAGCATGAGGACTGTCCTCCAATTGGAGGGGTACGAGCCATAGTTTTGGAGTCCAACTACCTGCTTGAGCCCTGTGGCTCAGGAAAATCCAGACTAACTCACATCTGCAGAATAGACTTGAA AGGAAGGGCTCCAGATTGGTACAACAAAGCATTTGGTCACCTCTGTGCTGCAGAAGCCGCCCGCATTCGCAACTCCTTTCAGCCGCTCATCACCGAGGGTCCAGAGACCAAAATTTGA
- the stard13b gene encoding stAR-related lipid transfer protein 13 isoform X3 gives MTSKRNSAKLKLRRSFSEQLRSSTSKAWDLLWKNVRDRRLAEIEAKEACDWLRAAGFPQYAQLFEDSQFPIDITPVKRDHDFLDKDLVEPLCRRLNTLNKCASMKLDVNLPKKKSEDSDEEDLFAISDKWTFEWSSRRWSRLQDIDCLLGNNGEGQPSRDGVPLRTTTSSESVLTDLSEPEVSSLHSESSGGSGHRGLSTEDSDCSNRTCSDSAAMPDSTSLTLPHIPKDIGHYGSLPAKHGRLGRTRAKDFLKRMETLRSRGTLGRGRKSLVISAPVLQQEAQALKTLRCVEIINGDGGAPEPPSSRVLPSQSSSEGSSHSSGSAVSTPSLKERKHYRADHKRSGMYLEDMDIFSGTQVKKVAEQNRRNEFCSYEDLVVHIPKDHKPGTFPKALSIESLSPTNGASISWHTGSMHMDSPLISCTKENRPVTQCCTRGSRISVYDNVPGSHLYASTGDLIDLEKEDLFPHLDDILLHVNGLQQIVDHWSKNVLPVGDGLGQGNREREDTAGLQSSSQITLDFEGNSVTEGQTTPSDGDRDRVSLAETDSTRLRERRDSGVGASLTRPNRLRWPSFQISNRLSHSVASLQITNQSAGQLSLLQKFSLLRLTAIMEKYSMSNKHGWTWSVPKFMKRMKVPDYKDKNVFGVPLIVHVQRSGQPLPLSLQQALRYLRSQCLDQVGLFRKSGVKSRIQALRQMNESSPDNVNYEDQSAYDVADMVKQFFRDLPEPLLTSKLGETFLHIYQYVPKDQRLQAVQAAIMLMSDENREVLQTLLCFLSDVTSSVEENQMTPMNIAVCLAPSLFHLNILKKDNLSPRAMQKKYATGRPDQKDLNENLAATQGLAHMIMECNRLFEIPHEMVTQSRNSYVEADLHAPTIEELCKQLEEDDGTYQTHMEGRLQNFLKEAREKSKYWVSCSSSDNTELYYKKVGDGNPLRRWRVSVEVEAPPSVVLNRVLRERHLWDVDLLQWKVSETLDKHTEVFQYVLNRMPPHPSRDFVVLRSWKTDLPKGACSLVSVSIEHEDCPPIGGVRAIVLESNYLLEPCGSGKSRLTHICRIDLKGRAPDWYNKAFGHLCAAEAARIRNSFQPLITEGPETKI, from the exons AAATTGAGGCGAAAGAAGCGTGTGACTGGCTGCGGGCGGCAGGATTCCCCCAGTATGCTCAGCTCTTTGAAG ATTCCCAGTTTCCCATCGACATCACTCCTGTGAAAAGGGATCATGACTTCCTGGACAAAGATCTTGTGGAACCTCTTTGCAG ACGCCTCAACACCCTGAACAAATGTGCATCTATGAAACTTGACGTGAACCTACCCAAGAAGAAA AGTGAAGACTCCGATGAAGAAGACCTGTTTGCTATCAGTGACAAATGGACCTTTGAGTGGAGCAGCCGGCGCTGGTCTCGGCTGCAGGACATCGACTGCCTACTGGGAAACAACGGGGAGGGTCAGCCCTCCAGGGACGGCGTGCCCCTGAGGACCACTACCAGCAGTGAGAGTGTTTTGACGGACCTGAGTGAGCCAGAAGTCTCCTCTTTGCACAGTGAGAGCAGTGGAGGCAGCGGGCACAGGGGCCTCAGCACAGAGGACTCCGACTGCTCCAATCGTACCTGCTCCGATTCTGCAGCAATGCCAGACTCAACCTCCCTCACCCTGCCTCACATCCCCAAAGACATTGGCCACTACGGCTCCCTGCCTGCTAAACATGGCAGGTTAGGCCGCACGCGTGCCAAAGACTTCCTGAAGCGCATGGAGACCCTGCGCTCCCGGGGAACGTTGGGAAGGGGTCGTAAGTCGTTGGTTATCAGTGCTccagtgctgcagcaggaagcccAGGCTCTGAAGACCCTGCGTTGTGTAGAGATTATAAATGGAGATGGCGGGGCCCCAGAACCACCGTCCAGCAGAGTCCTGCCCTCCCAGTCCAGCAGTGAGGGAAGCAGCCATTCCAGTGGTAGCGCTGTCAGCACACCCAGCCTGAAGGAACGTAAGCATTACCGGGCTGACCATAAGCGCAGTGGCATGTATTTGGAGGACATGGACATCTTCTCGGGTACCCAGGTGAAGAAAGTAGCAGAACAAAACCGCAGGAATGAGTTCTGCTCCTATGAGGACCTGGTTGTTCACATCCCCAAAGACCACAAGCCAGGAACCTTCCCCAAAGCACTATCCATAGAGAGCCTGTCGCCAACCAATGGGGCCTCAATCAGCTGGCACACAGGCAGCATGCACATGGACTCTCCTCTAATCTCATGCACCAAGGAAAACAGGCCTGTCACCCAGTGTTGCACCAGAGGCAGCCGCATCAGCGTGTACGATAATGTTCCTGGCTCTCATCTGTATGCCAGCACTGGAGACCTGATAGACCTGGAGAAAGAGGACCTGTTCCCTCATCTGGATGATATCTTGCTGCATGTCAACGGTTTACAGCAGATAGTGGACCACTGGTCTAAAAATGTGCTACCTGTAGGGGACGGACTGGGGcaggggaacagagagagagaagataccGCAGGTCTCCAGTCCTCTAGTCAAATCACGTTGGACTTTGAAGGGAATTCTGTGACGGAAGGCCAGACCACCCCAAGcgatggagacagagacagagtatCGCTTGCTGAGACGGACTCTACAAGGCTCAGGGAACGGAGGGACTCTGGAGTTGGGGCTTCACTTACAAGACCCAATCG ATTACGATGGCCCAGCTTCCAGATATCCAATCGCCTCAGCCACTCAGTAGCCTCCCTGCAGATCACCAACCAGTCGGCAGGCCAGCTCAGTTTGCTGCAAAAGTTTTCTCTGCTGCGTCTTACCGCCATCATGGAGAAGTACTCCATGTCCAACAAGCATGGCTGGACTTG GTCTGTGCCCAAGTTTATGAAGAGAATGAAAGTTCCAGACTATAAGGATAAGAATGTGTTTGGCGTACCTCTCATAGTGCACGTTCAGCGCTCTGGACAACCTCTGCCCCTCAGTCTGCAGCAGGCCCTGCGGTACCTGAGGAGCCAGTGTCTGGACCAG GTGGGTCTCTTTCGGAAATCGGGGGTCAAGTCTCGTATTCAAGCTCTTAGGCAGATGAACGAGAGTTCGCCAGACAATGTGAACTATGAGGATCAGTCTGCGTACGATGTGGCTGATATGGTGAAGCAGTTCTTCAGGGATCTACCAGAGCCCCTGCTCACCAGCAAGCTTGGCGAGACCTTCCTGCACATCTACCAGT ATGTGCCTAAGGACCAAAGGTTGCAAGCTGTTCAAGCAGCCATCATGCTCATGTCAGATGAGAACCGAGAGGTGCTGCAGACGCTCCTCTGTTTCCTGagtgatgtcacttcctctgTGGAGGAGAACCAGATGACTCCCATGAACATTGCCGTTTGTCTGGCACCCTCTCTCTTCCATCTTAACATACTCAAGAAAGACAATCTCTCACCAAG GGCCATGCAGAAGAAGTACGCCACTGGCAGACCAGACCAGAAGGATCTAAATGAAAATCTGGCAGCGACGCAGGGCCTCGCTCACATGATCATGGAGTGCAACCGTCTCTTTGAG ATCCCTCATGAGATGGTTACTCAGTCACGTAATTCATACGTGGAGGCTGACTTGCACGCTCCGACAATCGAGGAGCTGTgcaagcagctggaggaggatgATGGAACCTACCAAACCCATATGGAGGGGAGACTACAGAACTTCCTCAAAGAGGCGCGGGAAAAGTCAAAATACTGGGTATCGTGTAGCAGCTCAGATAACACAGAGCTCTACTACAAGAAG GTGGGAGATGGGAACCCGTTGCGACGGTGGAGAGTGTCCGTCGAGGTGGAAGCTCCACCATCAGTGGTACTGAACCGTGTGCTGCGAGAGCGTCACCTGTGGGATGTGGACCTGCTGCAGTGGAAAGTGAGCGAAACGTTAGACAAGCACACAGAGGTGTTTCAGTACGTCCTCAATCGCATGCCGCCTCATCCCAGCAGGGACTTTGTGGTACTCAG GTCATGGAAGACAGACTTGCCAAAAGGTGCATGTTCGCTGGTTTCGGTGTCCATAGAGCATGAGGACTGTCCTCCAATTGGAGGGGTACGAGCCATAGTTTTGGAGTCCAACTACCTGCTTGAGCCCTGTGGCTCAGGAAAATCCAGACTAACTCACATCTGCAGAATAGACTTGAA AGGAAGGGCTCCAGATTGGTACAACAAAGCATTTGGTCACCTCTGTGCTGCAGAAGCCGCCCGCATTCGCAACTCCTTTCAGCCGCTCATCACCGAGGGTCCAGAGACCAAAATTTGA